TATATCTGGTTGTTGCAATACTGATTTTAACAATTTTCTTTAAATAAGGCCTTTGACAGCAATATTCTATTTAATAATATGTTATttgtaatatatataaattttataaCATCTGCTAACGTTTTACTCTATAATGTATAATTtgcgtaaaaaaaaaaatatccatAGCATCGCGGGTCAAATACCTAGTACCAATTTATAAATAGGTCATCTACGTTTCAAATGAGTCGGAAAACAACTAACAAAGGGAAATACAACGAATGCTATAGGAATACACAACAGCAAACAGCAACCAACAGAATATATTTTAGAAGAGTTCTTTACGGTTTGTTTTTCAGGTTCAATGGTGGAGTTGgaaaattgtttatttatttatttttgatgaCAGAAAAACAGACCAATGCAGAGGGAGTGGTAGAGTCATAAGCTGCCCAGGCTAACCAATCGGCTACAAAATTGACTTCACGATAAATATGGAAAATTGCTTGTGGTAGCTTAATCAAATCTCTTTTCGTATCTCACATCTATGACCAAGGCAACGGATTGCTGATGTTCTAACGAATTATGCTGCCGAATAAGATGCATATTTTTTGGTGGCCTACTGTTCAGTCTCTCTCagactttttctttgtttttggtctgAACAATACTTTGATTGAAAGCTCAAAACAAGCATAGAAACACAAGAAATGAACtgaaaacaaggaaaacaaagaaGCCAGAAACATAAAGACACAGAAGCAAGCTGCAACAAAACCAGTCTTAAGGTCAGGACTGGGGTGAAATCATAGACGGACCTATGTAAACATGGGAGGCCATCATTGACCAGAACATCAATGCAGTTAATCTGAACACGGTTTCTTACAATTTTAATTACCTTGTGGTCCAGGTATCTATTTCAAAGGCAGCATGTTTATATTGAATGCAGAAACCCTCTCTTTAGTATGACTCAAACATTCAGTCCAAAAACAatgacttcaaaaaaaaaaaaaacttgctttCAGAACTCAAATATGAGTTTGTATATACAAGTCATATGCTAAAGAActgaattgagagagagaagagacaagaaagaagaaagaaacctcCATAAGCATCAGAACATTTTTCTAGTCAATCTCCATGAGTATCAGAAAAGAAGGTTTACTTCAGAGTTCAGAGTCACATCACTCATAActaaatgtatatatattaaatgCCAAGATTACTATCGCACCAGCTGATGATTCCAGTAGAAGACCCGCATATTGATTCTACCAAGCTGCATGGTCCACAAGTCGGTCATACTTCATAGTTGAGACTGCATGCAAATAGATATCCTGTATTAGTTCAAGTTCCCACATAGAATACTCAAAAATCCATAAGAAAGTTTTTCCATGTGAAAACTTGGCAACACGACTCGAGGTCATGCTGCGCTTCCTCAAGTAGTTGTTAATTAGTTAAGCTGGTAATGACCTAACCTAGTAACCTAGATACCAAATCACAAAAAAGATCAACTTCAACTACCTCTTCCCTAAAATCCCACGACTCAAATTAAGATGGCATATTCCTTTCAGATCAAGACAGCAAAGTAAATGTGCAACTCAAGCAAGAATTCTGTTACAATGTACGTGCAACACATTAGGGGCAAAAACTGTGTGAATTGTGAGAGTTACAAAAACCATCATTCCTATAAGCTAAATATTGCATATCTAAAATTAGTTTTTGCGCTTTGTTTTTTCCTGAAACACACCACTACTTGATACTTGATGCAAGAAGACTTTTTACTAGTAAATACTGAGGAATACAGTTACTTCAGAGTTCAGACAATTCAAAACGGATAGATATTAAATGCTTTTCTAGTTCATCATGAAAGCTTTGCAAGACAATTAAAGTCTGTGTTATGGTTCCTTTGGTTAGTTGGCTACTTACTGAAATGTTTTAACCTGATACTGAAATAGAAACAGAACCACCAAACCAGACAGCTCCATCTCATTTAAATAGTACTATACCACTTTTAAGTCAAGAGAGCTACATCTTACTACAAACTATGGGAATAAATTGTATGAATTGTAGATTCCAGTAGCTTGATAAAAAAGTTTAAACTAATACCTTTGAGCATAGAACGTAACTGTGTGAAATCCTGCTATCCTAGAACTACTCATAGATAACCTAATGGCCTTGAGCTTCGAACCTAATTATGTGAAATCTTGCTATTCTAAAACTACTCATAGCTAAGCTAATGCATTTGAGCTTAGAACCTATTTTATGAGATCTTTGCTATTCTAAAACTAGTGATCAGGAAGCTAATCGTGTGACAAGGATTTTGTAACCATGACTAAAAAACTCATATCACTACCATCTAGTTGAAATCCTAAAAATGGAATAACAATGATCAGTCACTCCCAATCATATTTCTGATGCAGTGTGCTTATCATATGAACAAATATGAAGACAGTAAGCCATCCATCTCAAATCTCATCATGAGCAAAGTACAGTATTCTATTAAGTGACTGGCCTCAGATTGTTTGCAttattcatatatatcttttgtttttattatgttGTCGCTACTGCAATCATCgaaattgaaaagtaaaagaaaaggcATCTATAGTCACAAACATAACAAACTAACCTGATTCAcaacttttttctttctcattatCTTCTGGCTTGATGCAGTAAACATAGAAAACGATATTGGTCACCATGTTGAACAACAAAACCAGCATGAATAAAACTGATGCTGGTAAAATTCGAAACAGAAATTCCCAATTCACCATCTTCCACCAACCACCATGACTCAGATCATCATTCAAACTCAACTGGACTTCCAGAATCCAACTACTAAAGAGTCCTAAAATAATGGCAAAACTACCATAGACCAATAATATAGACAAAGCCAACATTTTCTTTCCCTTCATTAATAAGCTGCTTCTTCTCAAAGACTCCAGCAGTCCGCCCGATTCTACTACAATAATAGATGGTGCAAGGTTCCACTCTAAGTGGAGATTAAGACAACCGAGCACTAAAACAACATAAAAGATATCTATGTCACTTTTCTCAGTTCCTCTAAGCCCCTTAAACAAAATTTGGCCAAAGTGAACCAGATTAAACAAACTAACAATGTTGGGAACAAAGATTAGGATCACACCTAGCAGAGGGAAAAAGGAGACACACAAAGATTTAAACATGGCGTATATTGTCTCGCATTTGATGAAACGGCTACGGCTATAAAAGCACTGAAATACGACGTATGTGATTGACCAGAGACCCaagagatgatagagaaatccCCACAAGGAAAAGATGTGGGTGAAGAATGAGAAAGCAAGAGCAAGAAGAGTCTCCGACTGGTATTGATCAGGAAAGGGATGCTCGGCTTTGAGGAGGCTTTGGCGGGTCGGGTGGGATATGGAGGAAAAACATTTTGGGAAGAGGAAGATAAGGGAGAGAAATAGCAGCAGTAGATAATCTGCTTTGAGTATCCGGACGCACTCGCTCAGCACCGACAACACTGTCAGACGGCGCAATTCTACGGCGGCCGTATTCGAACGTAAGGGTTCTGCACTCGCCATGGTTTGTGATTTGTGAAGGTGACGGAGGAGGGTTTTTCTAAAAACTACATATGTatcttatccaaaaaaaaaaaaattaaaatacacaccacaaactacttaatacacatccatattacctattttatatttcaaatcagattttacaGGTAGATTAAATGatcaaaatagacatctatatattaaaagaaaaataataataataatcatatcttccttatattattctataattataaacacaatacATTTCTATACATGCAttctcatttaaaacaagaataaagttagaaaccatctaatttaaattttccttaaataaattgtaattaaatgggggtgagaaaccataacatttagaatttcaaaatcaatggcattaaatgtttttaaaacaatcgctttactcccacttttagttttttttttctttctaagagTTATAActagtcaatttattatctaatataaaaaatcacaggtataaaactttgtaattgttaatttgtttgactaTCCAATGACAATTTAGTAGTTCCTCCAgtgtggagaaactactgatacagtcttggttgaatgttcaactcaaaattttatacaagTTTGGTGTTAATCGAACAAGTTTGGTTTGGTCATTTGTGTAGGAAATTGGTCTTGTGAATTTTATTAGTAAGCTTGTTTCCAATGTTGAAGTGTGACTTAGGAATGAAAGCAGTGATTTGGTTAAATGCAtgagaaaaattataaataagaaATGACCGGTTTTGACAAGTGAATTAATTTGTTGGGAATTCAATTTAAAGTTCGTGAGACACTTGAAGTATTCTAAACCTACCATATCCCGGAATTACCGAAGGAAGAAATCATTTGGGAATGGTGGTTGTTGCTATTTAATTTGCTTAAGGTTTAAAAGCTAAATAAAATGAGGTCAAACCGGTTGACCGAAACTTTAACAtggaaagaagtgtgatcaccatatcccgaatgagcgttactacgttaagtgaatcgttcgggaatggtaatcgtcatttgttttcttataGTAGTAAGGCTAAACAATTTTTGGGTCAAAGTGCtaagtataatcaccatatcctaaatgattcaaatgctacaTCATTTGGATTTTTTGGGAATGGATAATAGGTTTTAATGACTAAAGGAAAATTCGATGGACTTTAAGGAAGTTAAATAAATGCTTTGGTTGCTCGGTTAATTGAGTTATAGTGTAGTCATTGTACTCATTGAtttaagggttaaatactgtttagttccTGTACTTTGCATCTCTCATTGTTTCAGTCcttgacattctaatttaatcttaAAACTCCATGATCTCACAATTTCTCTCTAATAGGTCCCTTccgcgtcaaattaggagttggccttgggtgaaatgaccaatatacccctctgttatttcttttttcttttttctttttcctttttaatttctttttttttcttttttctttttcctttttaatttcttttttctttttcctttttaatttctttttttctttttcctttttaatttcttttttcctttttttatttttcttttttcctttttaatttctttttttcctttttcctttttccttttttctttttcatttttaatgaCCATCATATCCTGCTACATCAGTAGCGCCACGTCGGCGAACCAATCCAGATTGACTCGAAACcccaattattgttctccacgccggcgaccatttttcttttccatcactattcttcttcttcacttctggttttggtcaacttgACTCTGTGAAGCATGACGGGATGGATGCAGCTGGTTTTGTCATTAGAAACCATTCTGGCTCCCCGGTGGTGGCTGGAACTAGGAAGATCGGCTCTACTACTGTTCTTGTGGTGGAGTGTAGCGCGCTCAAAGATGGTCTCCTCCATGCGCTGCATCTCAACTGCTCTAACATTCTAGTAGAGGGTGATTCAAAGCTGGTGATCGACTGTGTTAACAAGAT
Above is a genomic segment from Rosa chinensis cultivar Old Blush chromosome 3, RchiOBHm-V2, whole genome shotgun sequence containing:
- the LOC112192993 gene encoding uncharacterized protein LOC112192993, which encodes MASAEPLRSNTAAVELRRLTVLSVLSECVRILKADYLLLLFLSLIFLFPKCFSSISHPTRQSLLKAEHPFPDQYQSETLLALAFSFFTHIFSLWGFLYHLLGLWSITYVVFQCFYSRSRFIKCETIYAMFKSLCVSFFPLLGVILIFVPNIVSLFNLVHFGQILFKGLRGTEKSDIDIFYVVLVLGCLNLHLEWNLAPSIIVVESGGLLESLRRSSLLMKGKKMLALSILLVYGSFAIILGLFSSWILEVQLSLNDDLSHGGWWKMVNWEFLFRILPASVLFMLVLLFNMVTNIVFYVYCIKPEDNEKEKSCESVSTMKYDRLVDHAAW